The Methylocella tundrae genome contains the following window.
AGTCAAACATGTCGATCCCGCGCCCGACGCTCTCGACGAGATCGTCGGGGGAGCCGACGCCCATCAGATAGCGCGGCCTCGCCGCCGGCAAATGCGGCGCCGCGCAGTCGATCATCGCCAGCATCACCTCCTGCGGCTCGCCGACGGCAAGGCCCCCCAGCGCATAGCCCTGGAAATCCATATCGACCAGCGCCCGCGCGCTCTCAAGCCGCAGGGCCTCCGACGCGCCGCCCTGCACGATGCCGAACAGAGCGCGCCCGGGCTTTTGCGCAAAGGCTTTCTTCGATCGTTCCGCCCAGCGCAGCGACAACAGCATGGCGCGGCGCGCCTCCGCCTCCTCGCATGGAAGCCTGACGCATTCGTCGAACTGCATCTGAATGTCGGCGCCGAGGAGGTCCTGGATCTCCATCGAACGCTCCGGCGTCAAGACATGCCGCGCCCCGTCGATATGCGACTGGAAGGTGACGCCATTCTCATCAAGCTTGCGCAGCTTTGCGAGCGACATCACCTGGAAGCCGCCCGAGTCGGTGAGGATCGGCCCCGGCCAGTTCATGAATTGATGGAGACCGCCGAGCGCGGCGATCCGCTCGGCGCCGGGCCGCAGCATCAGATGATAGGTGTTGGAGAGCACGATGTCTGCGCCGAGCGCTTTTACGGCTTCCGGATGCATCGCCTTGACTGTCGCCGCCGTGCCGACCGGCATGAAGGCCGGCGTCCTGATCTTTCCGCGCGGAGTCGTGATAACGCCGGTCCGCGCCGCGCCGTCGGTTGCGGCGATGTCGAAATGGAATTCTTGCGTCATAGGTCGCCCGCTTTGTTCGCCGCTGCGGGAAACAGCAAACAGGCGTCGCCATAACTGTAGAAGC
Protein-coding sequences here:
- the tgt gene encoding tRNA guanosine(34) transglycosylase Tgt is translated as MTQEFHFDIAATDGAARTGVITTPRGKIRTPAFMPVGTAATVKAMHPEAVKALGADIVLSNTYHLMLRPGAERIAALGGLHQFMNWPGPILTDSGGFQVMSLAKLRKLDENGVTFQSHIDGARHVLTPERSMEIQDLLGADIQMQFDECVRLPCEEAEARRAMLLSLRWAERSKKAFAQKPGRALFGIVQGGASEALRLESARALVDMDFQGYALGGLAVGEPQEVMLAMIDCAAPHLPAARPRYLMGVGSPDDLVESVGRGIDMFDCVMPTRAGRHGLAYTRAGKLNLRNARHADDRAPVDADSANAVTRTYSRAYLHHLVKSGEILGMMLLTEINLAYYQDLMAGLRAAIAARRLDEFCAQTKEGWRGSDAGRLEADD